In a genomic window of Sporosarcina trichiuri:
- a CDS encoding ABC transporter ATP-binding protein, with protein sequence MGETKQPTMSVREQLRVFVRLLRYLTPHKLSIAFALILLALTTTGGIVSPLLIQSFIDDHLVPLNFERTGVIRLLAAYVSVQVTVVVISYFQSIRFQRIALKIIQQLRIDAFTKVQGLGMRYFDRTPAGAIVSRVTNDTEAIKEMFVSVVVTFLQAIFGIIGVYIALFSLDASLALYSLVLLPLFAVLVAVYRHYSADFYQDIRERLSQLNGKISESLSGMGMIQAFRQEQRLADEFGTINEGHYRAGRRNIKFDSLLLGPFIDLLYTAAVVAALAYFGFTSLVSAVDVGVIYAFTTLLSRLFQPVQQVMNRMSIFQQALVSASRVFTLIDETDMEPVQQVTEPASITEGKIVFDHVTFSYDGKNDVLKDISFTANAGETVALVGHTGSGKSSIINLLMRFYEYEQGSITIDGRSLKSYSAEELRSKVGLVLQDPFMFYGDIESNIRLHNSGMSSETVRAAAEFVRADAFVGQLEGNYAHKVMERGATLSSGQRQLIAFARTMAADPKILVLDEATANIDTETEIAIQASLQKMRKGRTTIAIAHRLSTIQDAELILVLHKGEIAERGTHQELLRQKGLYYKMYQLQNGQTA encoded by the coding sequence ATGGGAGAGACGAAACAACCAACGATGTCGGTACGGGAGCAGCTCCGCGTATTTGTGCGGCTGTTGCGCTATCTGACACCCCACAAACTCTCGATCGCCTTTGCGCTCATCCTGCTGGCCCTGACGACCACAGGCGGGATCGTCAGTCCGCTGCTGATCCAGTCGTTCATCGATGATCATCTTGTTCCGCTCAATTTCGAACGTACAGGTGTCATCCGGCTGCTTGCTGCTTATGTGAGTGTCCAGGTGACGGTCGTCGTCATCTCGTACTTCCAGTCGATCCGTTTCCAGCGGATCGCCCTGAAGATCATCCAGCAGCTGCGGATCGATGCATTCACAAAGGTGCAGGGACTCGGCATGCGGTATTTCGACAGAACACCGGCAGGCGCGATTGTATCACGCGTCACGAACGACACCGAAGCGATCAAGGAGATGTTCGTCAGCGTTGTTGTCACGTTCCTGCAGGCGATCTTCGGCATCATCGGTGTCTACATCGCCCTCTTCTCACTCGATGCGTCCCTGGCGCTGTATTCACTTGTCCTGCTGCCGCTGTTCGCGGTGCTGGTGGCGGTCTATCGCCATTACAGCGCGGATTTCTACCAAGATATCCGGGAGCGTCTCAGCCAGCTCAACGGCAAGATTTCGGAATCGCTCTCCGGCATGGGTATGATCCAGGCCTTCCGTCAGGAGCAGCGGCTCGCGGATGAATTCGGGACCATCAATGAAGGGCATTACCGGGCCGGCCGCCGGAACATCAAATTCGACAGCCTGCTGCTCGGGCCGTTCATTGACCTGCTGTATACGGCAGCCGTTGTTGCTGCACTCGCCTATTTCGGCTTCACGTCCCTGGTCTCGGCCGTCGACGTCGGCGTCATCTATGCCTTTACGACGCTGTTGAGCCGCCTGTTCCAGCCGGTCCAGCAGGTGATGAACCGGATGTCGATCTTCCAGCAGGCACTCGTGTCCGCCTCCCGTGTATTCACGCTGATCGATGAAACGGATATGGAGCCTGTCCAGCAAGTGACAGAGCCTGCATCGATCACGGAAGGGAAGATCGTCTTCGATCATGTGACGTTCAGCTATGACGGCAAGAACGATGTCCTGAAAGACATTTCCTTCACCGCGAACGCCGGTGAAACCGTGGCACTCGTCGGGCATACCGGCAGCGGCAAGAGTTCGATCATCAACCTGCTCATGCGCTTCTATGAATACGAGCAGGGGAGCATCACCATCGACGGCCGGTCGCTGAAATCCTACTCCGCCGAAGAATTGCGCAGCAAGGTGGGGCTTGTCCTGCAGGATCCGTTCATGTTCTACGGGGATATCGAAAGCAATATCCGGCTGCACAATTCCGGGATGTCTTCCGAAACCGTCCGGGCGGCAGCGGAATTCGTCCGGGCGGATGCATTCGTCGGACAGCTTGAAGGGAACTATGCCCATAAAGTGATGGAGCGCGGCGCCACGCTTTCGAGCGGACAGCGCCAGCTGATCGCGTTCGCCCGCACGATGGCGGCCGATCCGAAAATCCTGGTGCTCGATGAGGCGACGGCCAACATCGATACCGAGACGGAGATTGCCATCCAAGCGAGCCTGCAGAAGATGCGGAAAGGGCGTACGACCATTGCCATTGCGCACCGTCTGAGCACCATCCAGGATGCCGAACTCATCCTCGTCCTGCACAAAGGGGAGATCGCAGAGCGGGGGACTCATCAGGAATTGCTGCGCCAGAAAGGGCTCTATTACAAAATGTATCAGCTGCAGAACGGGCAGACCGCCTGA
- a CDS encoding DUF2922 domain-containing protein yields MALTLQLVFTKSDGKDFIMTVDEPRSDLTPAEVEAAMQQIIDSAAFKKDGDVLTAVKSARIIDRSVNELIKTK; encoded by the coding sequence ATGGCACTCACATTGCAGCTTGTCTTCACCAAGTCCGACGGCAAGGACTTCATCATGACCGTGGACGAACCGCGCAGCGACCTGACGCCGGCGGAGGTGGAAGCCGCCATGCAGCAGATCATCGATTCCGCTGCATTCAAGAAGGACGGCGATGTCCTGACAGCAGTCAAAAGCGCCCGCATCATCGACCGCAGTGTAAACGAACTCATCAAAACCAAGTAA
- a CDS encoding YolD-like family protein: MLRDRGKIKWTALMLPEHVERLRAWQAEDTMRMRTEPDEQQLEEWNYLLAEAMETNELVVLTHWQTGRPQTEELHVHCLEPERSRLRGVTAEGKACIISLCDIETVFKIG; encoded by the coding sequence ATGCTGAGAGATCGCGGAAAGATCAAATGGACGGCACTCATGCTGCCGGAACATGTCGAGCGCCTGCGCGCCTGGCAGGCGGAAGATACGATGCGGATGCGGACCGAGCCTGACGAACAGCAGCTGGAAGAATGGAATTATCTGCTGGCGGAAGCGATGGAGACGAACGAACTGGTCGTCCTGACCCACTGGCAGACAGGCCGGCCGCAGACAGAGGAACTCCATGTGCATTGCCTGGAACCTGAACGGAGCCGCCTGCGGGGAGTGACGGCGGAAGGGAAAGCATGCATCATTTCACTGTGTGACATCGAAACTGTTTTCAAAATCGGATAA
- a CDS encoding ABC transporter ATP-binding protein has product MNVLIQLGWFFRQRKKQYLTGIAALVLVSILQLLPPKIIGYIVDDITEGTLDAGQLTRWLIILAAAGAAMYVFRYVWRVMIFGSSIVLARTIRKQLFDHFLKMSPAFYQKRRVGDLMAHATNDVSAVQQTAGMGVLTLFDSLSTGGFVILTMALTINWKLTLIALVPIPLMIILTSFYGRLLRRHFRTAQEAFSSMNDKTQESISGMKVIKTFGQQKEDIEDFKELSDEVVEKNMRVARIDALFDPTIGGIFAVSSIISFIFGARFILAGNMSVGDMVAFSTYLGLLTWPMLAFGFLFNIVERGSASYSRIRDLLAVEPEVTDVAGAISERPKGDLVFNIDSFTFPGDPKPALQDVRFALDQGETLGIVGKTGSGKTAILKLLLREFDGFEGEIRFGGHSIQHYKQQFLRESIGYVPQDHFLFSTTIAENIAFTNPTVSMDDIRAAARLAHIDEDIQGFAEGYRTVVGERGVSLSGGQKQRISIARALLMKPELLILDDSLSAVDAKTEEAILRSLKTARSGETTIITSHRLSAIQHAHQIIVMDGGRVAEAGTHAELMALGGRYKEMYDLQQLEASVEQGGEA; this is encoded by the coding sequence TTGAACGTACTCATTCAGCTCGGCTGGTTTTTCAGACAGCGGAAGAAGCAATACCTCACCGGCATCGCGGCACTTGTGCTCGTTTCGATTCTGCAGCTGCTGCCGCCGAAGATCATCGGCTATATCGTCGATGATATTACCGAAGGAACACTTGACGCGGGCCAGCTGACCAGATGGCTCATCATCCTGGCAGCTGCGGGTGCCGCCATGTATGTGTTCCGCTATGTGTGGCGGGTCATGATTTTCGGCTCCTCCATCGTACTTGCCCGGACCATCCGCAAGCAGCTGTTCGATCATTTCTTGAAGATGTCACCCGCATTCTACCAGAAGCGGCGGGTCGGGGACCTGATGGCCCATGCCACCAATGATGTCAGCGCCGTCCAGCAGACCGCCGGCATGGGGGTGCTCACTCTGTTCGACTCCCTTTCGACGGGCGGTTTCGTCATTTTGACGATGGCGCTGACGATCAACTGGAAACTGACCCTGATCGCCCTCGTTCCGATCCCGCTCATGATCATCCTGACAAGTTTCTACGGGAGATTGCTGCGCCGGCACTTCCGTACGGCGCAGGAGGCATTTTCCAGCATGAATGATAAGACGCAGGAAAGCATTTCAGGCATGAAAGTCATCAAGACATTCGGCCAGCAGAAAGAAGACATCGAAGATTTCAAGGAACTGTCCGACGAAGTCGTGGAGAAGAACATGCGCGTCGCCCGGATCGATGCTCTGTTCGACCCGACCATCGGCGGAATCTTCGCCGTCTCTTCCATTATTTCGTTCATCTTCGGTGCGCGTTTCATCCTTGCTGGTAATATGTCCGTCGGAGATATGGTGGCGTTCAGCACGTATCTCGGCCTCCTGACATGGCCGATGCTCGCGTTCGGCTTCCTGTTCAACATTGTCGAGCGGGGAAGTGCCTCGTACAGCCGGATCCGCGATCTGCTGGCTGTCGAGCCGGAAGTGACGGACGTCGCAGGGGCGATCAGTGAGCGGCCGAAGGGAGATCTTGTTTTCAATATCGATTCCTTCACATTCCCAGGGGATCCGAAACCCGCCCTGCAGGACGTCCGCTTTGCGCTGGATCAGGGAGAAACGCTGGGGATTGTCGGAAAAACCGGTTCCGGGAAGACCGCCATCCTGAAACTGCTGCTCCGGGAATTCGATGGATTCGAAGGGGAGATCCGGTTCGGCGGCCACTCCATCCAGCATTACAAACAGCAGTTCCTTCGGGAATCGATCGGTTATGTGCCGCAGGATCACTTCCTGTTCTCCACGACCATCGCAGAGAATATCGCCTTCACCAATCCGACCGTCTCCATGGATGATATCCGGGCGGCTGCGCGTCTTGCGCACATCGATGAAGATATCCAAGGGTTTGCAGAAGGCTACCGGACCGTTGTCGGCGAACGCGGCGTATCGCTTTCCGGCGGCCAGAAGCAGCGGATTTCCATCGCACGCGCCCTGCTCATGAAACCCGAACTGCTCATCCTCGATGATTCGCTCTCGGCGGTCGATGCGAAAACCGAGGAAGCGATCCTCCGGTCATTGAAGACGGCAAGGAGCGGAGAAACGACGATCATTACGTCGCACCGGCTGAGTGCTATCCAGCATGCCCACCAGATCATCGTCATGGACGGCGGGCGTGTCGCGGAAGCCGGCACCCATGCTGAACTGATGGCACTCGGCGGGCGCTACAAAGAGATGTATGATCTGCAGCAGCTGGAAGCATCCGTCGAACAGGGAGGTGAGGCGTAA
- a CDS encoding DUF2621 domain-containing protein, producing the protein MPGWFIWFIVFWCIVLIVLFGIGGFFMFRKFLKVFPKEDGKSTLDWEEYYVDRSLHLWNDEAKGLLNELVQPVPELFRPVAKQKIAGRIGQIALDEHAKRIEFDHIIRGYIVATPKRDHKFLRKKLTSMDVDMTPYEHLF; encoded by the coding sequence ATGCCAGGCTGGTTTATCTGGTTTATCGTCTTCTGGTGCATCGTGCTGATCGTCCTGTTTGGAATCGGCGGCTTTTTCATGTTCCGGAAGTTTTTGAAAGTGTTCCCGAAAGAGGATGGGAAATCGACGCTGGACTGGGAAGAGTATTATGTCGACCGGTCGCTGCATCTGTGGAATGACGAGGCGAAGGGGCTGCTGAACGAACTGGTCCAGCCGGTGCCCGAGCTGTTCCGGCCGGTGGCGAAGCAGAAGATCGCCGGAAGGATCGGGCAGATCGCACTGGACGAACACGCGAAACGAATCGAGTTCGACCATATCATCCGCGGTTACATCGTTGCGACGCCAAAGCGCGACCATAAATTCCTGCGCAAGAAACTGACGTCAATGGACGTCGATATGACGCCGTATGAGCATCTGTTTTAA
- a CDS encoding YvrJ family protein has product MLELSMGFIQEIGFPVFVSFYLLHRLETKLEAIHGALVTLKVK; this is encoded by the coding sequence ATGCTTGAGCTGTCGATGGGGTTCATCCAGGAGATCGGCTTTCCAGTGTTCGTATCCTTCTATCTGCTGCATCGGCTGGAAACGAAACTGGAAGCGATCCACGGCGCCCTCGTCACGCTGAAAGTGAAATAG
- a CDS encoding DUF1659 domain-containing protein, giving the protein MAALQFQTATGKIIFDAGQTPDGRLISRTKTYRFVERNASPESLQAALTALGQLSAWSVMSYEKVVTSTVTD; this is encoded by the coding sequence ATGGCAGCACTTCAATTCCAGACTGCAACAGGCAAGATCATCTTCGACGCCGGCCAGACACCGGACGGCCGTCTGATCAGCCGGACGAAAACGTACCGGTTCGTCGAACGGAACGCTTCACCGGAAAGTCTGCAGGCAGCTCTGACAGCGCTCGGCCAGCTGTCGGCATGGTCTGTAATGTCGTACGAGAAAGTCGTCACATCGACTGTCACCGACTAA
- a CDS encoding dicarboxylate/amino acid:cation symporter: MKKLWRGYRDSSFVLKMTVGFGAGIISGLLFREKMAVFQPLGTLLINLLSLVAIPVIFLTVVLAVDQMSIKQLGRIGWKLVLYYAATTAAAVGIGVGLALLFQPGRHLTLPNTMVDTPTAPSFSDVLFQLVPSNMFEAFSGGNVMGIIFLAVIIGLAISAMKFAEEPEMRRHGELLDRVIVALKEMFSKLLTGVLLYAPIGVFAISATAFGSQGGATFKSLLAFTGVFYLGITLLWLLVYTSFLRLSGNSVIDFFKSTKEAYTTAFFTSSSIASLPVAIKAAQKAGVSEKTANFALPLGAVFNSDGGALRMGVSIVFAANITNLELSVSSFFVIVIVGTLLSIGTAGVPAAGLVTLAAVLTMFGLPLEIVALIAGVDAIIGMGGTASNVTGDLVGAAVVDKSERKRAVTES, translated from the coding sequence TTGAAGAAATTATGGCGCGGCTACCGTGACAGTTCATTTGTCCTTAAGATGACTGTCGGGTTCGGCGCCGGAATTATAAGCGGACTGCTGTTCCGCGAAAAAATGGCGGTCTTCCAGCCGCTTGGCACACTGCTCATCAATCTGCTGAGCCTGGTCGCCATCCCGGTCATCTTCCTGACAGTCGTGCTCGCGGTCGATCAGATGAGCATCAAACAGCTCGGCCGGATCGGCTGGAAACTCGTCCTCTACTACGCGGCAACCACAGCGGCCGCCGTCGGCATCGGGGTCGGGCTCGCCCTGCTGTTCCAGCCGGGCAGACACCTGACACTGCCGAACACGATGGTCGATACGCCGACTGCGCCGAGCTTCTCGGATGTGCTCTTCCAGCTTGTTCCGTCCAACATGTTCGAAGCGTTCTCGGGCGGCAATGTCATGGGCATCATCTTCCTCGCTGTCATCATCGGCCTCGCGATCTCGGCGATGAAGTTCGCAGAGGAACCCGAAATGCGGCGGCACGGCGAGCTGCTTGACCGGGTCATCGTCGCGCTGAAAGAGATGTTCTCGAAACTGCTGACGGGGGTGCTGCTGTACGCACCGATCGGCGTGTTCGCCATCAGCGCCACGGCATTCGGCAGCCAGGGCGGTGCGACGTTCAAGTCGCTGCTCGCGTTCACGGGGGTCTTCTACCTCGGCATCACGCTGCTGTGGCTGCTCGTCTACACGAGCTTCCTTCGGCTGTCGGGCAACTCGGTCATCGACTTCTTCAAGTCGACGAAGGAAGCGTACACGACGGCATTCTTCACATCGAGCAGTATCGCCTCACTTCCGGTGGCCATCAAAGCCGCACAGAAAGCGGGCGTGTCGGAAAAGACCGCGAACTTCGCCCTCCCGCTCGGCGCCGTCTTCAATTCGGATGGCGGTGCGCTGCGGATGGGCGTATCCATCGTCTTCGCGGCAAATATCACCAACCTGGAACTATCGGTGTCGAGCTTCTTTGTCATCGTCATCGTCGGCACCCTGCTGTCGATTGGCACAGCCGGCGTACCGGCGGCGGGTCTTGTCACCTTGGCGGCCGTCCTGACGATGTTTGGCCTGCCGCTTGAAATCGTCGCCCTCATCGCAGGCGTCGACGCCATCATCGGCATGGGCGGCACGGCGTCCAACGTCACCGGCGACCTCGTCGGCGCCGCGGTCGTCGACAAGTCCGAGCGGAAACGGGCTGTGACAGAATCATAA
- a CDS encoding lytic transglycosylase domain-containing protein codes for MKKKKRRLTAKAKLLLIALLVPVSAVLFTLTAIIWTTLRHPSVIQKSASTLIDLHDRHGGLTIPDEYIPIYKAAADEYDIPWTLLAAHHRVETRFSTMDPLLSPTGAEGHMQFMPCTFVGWSYPGCSGLGKGDIPEKDKTDPAIIAEYGGYGVDGSGDGKADPFNLEDAIFSAANYLSKSGAADGHIEKAIYHYNHSDKYVEDVLWFFDEYEAQQTKQAKK; via the coding sequence GTGAAGAAAAAGAAACGCAGGCTGACCGCGAAGGCGAAATTGCTGCTGATCGCACTGCTTGTACCGGTTTCAGCCGTCCTGTTCACCTTGACCGCCATCATCTGGACAACCCTCCGCCATCCGTCGGTCATCCAGAAGTCCGCGAGTACGCTGATCGATCTGCATGACCGGCACGGCGGACTCACCATTCCGGACGAATACATCCCGATCTATAAAGCGGCTGCCGACGAGTATGACATCCCATGGACGCTGCTTGCAGCCCATCATCGGGTCGAAACCCGCTTTTCCACGATGGATCCGCTGCTGTCACCGACCGGCGCAGAAGGGCATATGCAGTTCATGCCGTGTACATTCGTCGGGTGGAGCTATCCCGGCTGCAGCGGCCTCGGCAAAGGGGATATCCCCGAAAAGGACAAGACCGATCCTGCAATCATCGCGGAGTACGGCGGATACGGCGTGGATGGCAGCGGAGACGGGAAGGCCGATCCGTTCAATCTCGAGGATGCCATCTTCAGCGCCGCGAACTACTTATCGAAAAGCGGGGCGGCGGACGGCCATATCGAAAAAGCGATTTATCATTACAATCATAGTGACAAGTACGTAGAGGACGTCCTTTGGTTTTTCGATGAGTATGAAGCCCAGCAGACTAAACAGGCCAAAAAATAA
- a CDS encoding CcdC family protein: MNRIQGLLDTIFNDIPPVVLIVGSTVVFFVMGLLAFFVRSKAAQRPITPVRIILPPLFMSSGLLMFLFTQFQVPKNQVFEAMAVGLLFSTILIVTTNFEHKDGNLFVKRSKAFIFILAGLLIFRLVAKLILSSSIDVGELAGMFFILAFSMIIPWRIGMLVKYSRLKKREGLPVK, encoded by the coding sequence ATGAACCGGATCCAGGGCTTGCTCGATACCATTTTCAACGATATCCCGCCTGTCGTCCTGATTGTCGGGTCGACCGTCGTTTTCTTTGTCATGGGACTGCTTGCATTCTTCGTCCGATCGAAAGCGGCACAGCGCCCCATAACACCGGTGCGCATCATCCTGCCGCCGCTCTTCATGTCGTCGGGACTGCTGATGTTTTTGTTCACACAGTTCCAGGTGCCGAAAAACCAAGTGTTCGAAGCGATGGCGGTCGGCCTGTTATTCTCGACCATCCTGATCGTCACGACGAATTTCGAGCATAAGGACGGCAATCTGTTCGTCAAGCGGTCGAAGGCGTTCATCTTCATTCTGGCAGGGCTGCTGATCTTCCGTCTGGTCGCCAAGCTGATTCTCAGCAGTTCGATCGACGTCGGGGAACTCGCGGGCATGTTTTTCATCCTCGCGTTCTCCATGATCATCCCCTGGCGGATCGGGATGCTCGTCAAATACAGCCGATTGAAAAAAAGAGAGGGACTTCCGGTGAAATGA
- a CDS encoding DNA polymerase thumb domain-containing protein produces MNMNQLPERTIICLDMRSFYASCAAALEGLDVMETPIAIIGNKERKGGVVLAASPPLKKRFGIKTGMRLFEIPDDPAIRLIEPSMEFYISVSMEIAHLLNQYVPKEAIHVYSIDECFVDLDGTERLWGPPRETVARIQDDLLRQFQLPSACGMGPNMLLAKLALDLEAKKTGFARWGYDDVPEKLWPVSPLSEMWGIGRRLEKTLNGMGIYSVGDLAHAPLEALEDKFGVMGNQLYHHAHGIDLSDLGAPLIEGQVSYGKGQILFRDYNRREDVLAVLLEMCEDVAMRARTARRAGRTVQLSVGYSKNALGGGFSRSKSIAEETNDTMKIYAVCTELFDTFHDGRPVRQLSISLGNLIDEHAMQLSLFDTGKWRKRKLGETVDELRGKYGSAAVLRAVSYTDAGTARRRAGLIGGHVK; encoded by the coding sequence ATGAACATGAACCAACTGCCTGAACGGACGATCATCTGCCTGGATATGAGGAGCTTCTACGCAAGCTGTGCAGCGGCCCTCGAAGGACTCGATGTCATGGAGACGCCGATTGCGATCATCGGCAACAAGGAGCGCAAAGGAGGCGTCGTACTTGCCGCCTCGCCACCGCTGAAAAAGCGGTTCGGCATCAAGACCGGCATGCGGCTGTTCGAGATTCCTGATGATCCGGCGATCCGGCTGATCGAGCCATCCATGGAATTTTACATATCCGTTTCGATGGAAATCGCCCATCTGCTGAATCAGTACGTACCGAAAGAGGCGATCCACGTTTACAGTATCGACGAGTGTTTCGTCGATCTGGACGGGACCGAGCGGCTGTGGGGACCGCCGCGTGAAACGGTCGCCCGTATCCAGGATGATCTGCTGCGCCAATTCCAGCTGCCCTCCGCCTGCGGGATGGGGCCGAACATGCTGCTGGCAAAACTGGCACTCGACCTGGAAGCGAAAAAGACGGGATTTGCCCGCTGGGGATACGACGATGTGCCGGAGAAGCTTTGGCCGGTTTCCCCTTTAAGCGAAATGTGGGGGATCGGCAGACGGCTCGAAAAGACGCTGAACGGCATGGGCATCTATTCGGTCGGCGATCTTGCACATGCGCCGCTCGAGGCACTCGAAGACAAGTTCGGCGTCATGGGCAATCAGCTGTACCACCATGCGCACGGCATTGACCTGTCCGACCTCGGCGCACCGCTCATCGAAGGGCAGGTGAGTTACGGAAAAGGCCAGATCCTGTTCCGGGACTACAACCGCCGGGAAGATGTACTCGCAGTCCTGCTGGAGATGTGCGAGGACGTGGCGATGCGAGCCCGCACCGCCCGCCGTGCAGGGCGCACGGTCCAGCTGTCCGTCGGCTACTCCAAAAATGCGCTCGGCGGCGGTTTCAGCCGGTCGAAGTCGATTGCGGAAGAGACGAACGACACGATGAAGATCTACGCCGTCTGCACGGAACTGTTCGATACGTTCCACGACGGGCGCCCGGTCCGCCAGCTGTCGATCAGCCTGGGCAATCTGATCGATGAGCACGCCATGCAGCTGAGCCTGTTCGACACCGGCAAATGGCGGAAACGGAAACTCGGGGAGACGGTCGATGAATTGCGCGGCAAGTATGGTTCGGCCGCCGTGCTGCGTGCTGTGTCGTATACCGATGCCGGCACGGCGCGCCGCCGGGCGGGCTTGATCGGCGGCCATGTGAAATAA
- a CDS encoding thioredoxin family protein, producing MIEVTSYDDWQQLAASETAVLLFVKTDGCSVCDGLYPQVAALEPAYPFPFARVNVSDVPEMAGQLALFTAPVVLLFSRGRELTRFARFVPMDDLRKRLDELKEAVSG from the coding sequence ATGATTGAAGTAACTTCATATGATGACTGGCAGCAGCTCGCTGCTTCGGAAACAGCCGTCCTGCTGTTCGTGAAAACGGACGGCTGCTCCGTCTGTGACGGGCTGTATCCGCAAGTGGCGGCACTGGAACCGGCCTATCCATTCCCGTTCGCCCGGGTGAATGTGTCGGACGTGCCTGAGATGGCAGGCCAGCTGGCGCTGTTCACCGCTCCAGTCGTCCTCCTGTTCAGCCGCGGCCGGGAGCTGACGCGTTTTGCGCGGTTCGTGCCGATGGATGACTTGCGGAAGCGGCTGGACGAGCTCAAGGAGGCGGTGTCCGGATGA
- a CDS encoding cytochrome c biogenesis CcdA family protein: MAADVNVFLAFGAGFLSFVSPCVLPLYPAFISYITGMSIEDLTSDKKRMSRNGMLHTLFFLLGFSIVFIFLGFGSSFIGRFFIEYMDLLRQVGAIFIVLFGLMVAGVFTPKFLMQEHKLQFKNRPSGYLGTALIGLAFSAGWQPCMGPIIGAIIGLAASNPGSSMLYMMMYVLGFAVPFFVLSFFVTRLGWIRRHNRTIMRIGGVLMIVFGIILFFDGMTYLISLLSPIFGDFQGF; this comes from the coding sequence TTGGCAGCAGATGTGAACGTATTCCTTGCATTCGGCGCGGGTTTTCTCAGCTTCGTCTCCCCGTGTGTCCTGCCGCTTTATCCGGCATTCATTTCCTACATAACCGGTATGTCCATCGAGGATCTGACGTCTGATAAGAAGCGCATGAGCCGAAATGGAATGCTGCATACATTATTCTTCCTGCTCGGATTTTCCATCGTGTTCATCTTCCTTGGGTTCGGCTCGTCCTTCATCGGCCGGTTCTTCATCGAATATATGGACCTTCTGCGGCAGGTGGGCGCAATTTTCATCGTCCTGTTCGGACTGATGGTGGCAGGTGTCTTCACGCCGAAGTTCCTCATGCAGGAACACAAACTGCAGTTCAAGAACAGGCCGTCCGGCTATCTCGGTACGGCGCTGATCGGTCTGGCGTTCTCCGCCGGCTGGCAGCCATGCATGGGCCCGATCATCGGGGCGATCATCGGACTCGCCGCATCCAATCCGGGATCGAGCATGCTCTACATGATGATGTACGTCCTCGGTTTTGCAGTGCCGTTCTTCGTCCTGTCGTTCTTCGTGACACGGCTCGGCTGGATCCGGCGCCATAACCGGACGATCATGCGCATCGGGGGCGTCCTGATGATCGTCTTCGGTATCATCCTGTTCTTTGACGGCATGACATACCTGATCAGCTTGCTCAGCCCGATCTTCGGGGATTTCCAAGGCTTTTAA
- a CDS encoding SCO family protein, with amino-acid sequence MKKKALLLSVLMLSLILGACGGGFKADHHYSIAPFEFTDQNNEKVSLDDLKGEIWLAQFVFTSCTTVCPPMMSNMAEIQEGLEKKGVEDYKIVSFSVDPEVDTPEKLGEYLDAFDVPDKSKWEMLTGYTMDDISDLAVKSFKMPVIDDPNSDQVIHGSRFGLVDKEGKVVKTYAGNEDVPFDTIVKDMKTLSKQD; translated from the coding sequence ATGAAGAAAAAAGCTTTGTTACTGAGCGTCCTTATGCTGTCTCTGATTTTGGGTGCGTGCGGCGGCGGCTTCAAAGCCGACCACCATTACAGCATCGCTCCGTTCGAATTCACCGATCAGAACAATGAGAAGGTTTCATTGGACGATTTGAAAGGCGAGATCTGGCTGGCCCAGTTCGTGTTCACCAGCTGTACGACTGTCTGCCCGCCGATGATGAGCAACATGGCGGAAATCCAGGAAGGCCTCGAGAAAAAAGGGGTGGAAGACTATAAAATCGTCTCCTTCAGTGTGGATCCGGAAGTCGATACGCCTGAAAAACTCGGCGAATACCTGGACGCCTTTGACGTGCCGGACAAATCGAAATGGGAGATGCTGACCGGTTACACGATGGATGACATCAGCGATCTTGCTGTCAAATCGTTCAAGATGCCGGTCATCGATGATCCGAATTCCGATCAGGTCATCCACGGCTCACGTTTCGGTCTGGTCGACAAAGAAGGGAAAGTCGTGAAAACCTACGCAGGGAACGAAGACGTACCATTCGACACAATTGTCAAAGACATGAAAACACTGAGCAAACAAGACTGA